The following coding sequences lie in one Pseudomonas monsensis genomic window:
- a CDS encoding amino acid ABC transporter permease, translated as MNYNWDWGVFFKSTGVGSETYLDWYVTGLGWTIAIAIVAWIIALLLGSILGVMRTVPNRIVSGIATCYVELFRNVPLLVQLFIWYFLVPDLLPQNLQDWYKQDLNPTTSAYLSVVVCLGLFTAARVCEQVRTGIQALPRGQESAARAMGFKLPQIYWNVLLPQAYRIIIPPLTSEFLNVFKNSSVASLIGLMELLAQTKQTAEFSANLFEAFTLATLIYFTLNMSLMLLMRMVEKKVAVPGLISVGGK; from the coding sequence ATGAATTACAACTGGGACTGGGGCGTGTTCTTCAAGTCCACCGGCGTTGGCAGCGAGACGTATCTCGACTGGTACGTCACCGGTTTGGGCTGGACCATTGCCATCGCCATCGTGGCATGGATCATCGCCTTGCTGCTGGGCTCCATTCTGGGGGTCATGCGCACGGTGCCGAACCGCATCGTATCGGGCATCGCGACCTGCTACGTCGAACTGTTTCGCAACGTGCCGCTGCTGGTTCAGCTGTTCATCTGGTACTTCCTGGTACCTGACCTGCTGCCGCAGAACCTGCAGGACTGGTACAAACAGGACTTGAACCCGACCACCTCGGCCTACCTGAGCGTTGTCGTGTGCCTGGGCCTGTTCACTGCAGCCCGTGTCTGCGAGCAAGTGCGTACCGGCATCCAGGCGCTGCCACGCGGCCAGGAATCCGCCGCCCGCGCCATGGGTTTCAAGCTGCCGCAGATCTACTGGAACGTGCTGCTGCCCCAGGCCTACCGGATCATCATTCCGCCGCTCACCTCGGAATTCCTCAACGTGTTCAAGAACTCCTCCGTGGCGTCCTTGATCGGCCTGATGGAATTGCTGGCGCAAACCAAACAGACCGCCGAATTCTCGGCCAACCTGTTTGAAGCCTTCACCCTGGCCACGCTGATCTACTTCACCCTGAACATGAGCCTGATGTTGCTGATGCGCATGGTCGAGAAGAAAGTCGCGGTGCCTGGCCTGATCTCCGTGGGGGGTAAATAA
- a CDS encoding amino acid ABC transporter permease, producing the protein MDFDFSGIIPAIPGLWNGMVMTLQLMVMGVVGGIVLGTILALMRLSSSKLLSRVAGAYVNYFRSIPLLLVITWFYLAVPFVLRWITGEDTPIGAFTSCVVAFMMFEAAYFCEIVRAGVQSIPKGQMAAAQAMGMTYGQTMRLIILPQAFRKMTPLLLQQSIILFQDTSLVYTVGLVDFLNSARSSGDIIGRSNEFLIFAGVVYFIISFSASLLVKRLQKRFAV; encoded by the coding sequence ATGGACTTCGATTTCAGCGGCATCATCCCCGCGATCCCGGGCCTGTGGAACGGCATGGTCATGACCTTGCAGTTGATGGTCATGGGCGTGGTCGGCGGCATCGTGCTGGGGACCATCCTCGCCCTGATGCGCCTGTCGTCCAGCAAACTGCTGTCGCGCGTGGCCGGCGCTTATGTGAACTACTTCCGTTCGATCCCGCTGCTGCTGGTGATCACCTGGTTCTACCTGGCGGTGCCGTTCGTGCTGCGCTGGATCACCGGTGAAGACACGCCGATCGGCGCGTTCACCTCCTGCGTCGTGGCCTTCATGATGTTCGAAGCCGCGTACTTCTGCGAAATCGTCCGGGCCGGCGTGCAGTCGATCCCCAAAGGCCAGATGGCCGCCGCCCAGGCGATGGGCATGACCTATGGCCAGACCATGCGTCTGATCATCCTGCCCCAGGCGTTCCGCAAGATGACCCCGTTGCTGCTGCAACAGTCGATCATCCTGTTCCAGGACACCTCGCTGGTGTACACCGTGGGCCTGGTGGACTTCCTCAACTCCGCCCGCTCCAGCGGCGACATCATCGGTCGTTCCAACGAGTTCCTGATCTTCGCCGGTGTCGTCTACTTCATCATCAGCTTTTCCGCCTCGCTGCTGGTCAAGCGTCTGCAAAAAAGGTTCGCCGTATGA
- a CDS encoding amino acid ABC transporter ATP-binding protein, which produces MISIKNINKWYGDFQVLTDCSTEVKKGEVIVVCGPSGSGKSTLIKCVNALEPFQKGDIVVDGTSIADPKTNLPKLRSRVGMVFQHFELFPHLTITENLTIAQIKVLGRSKEEATKKGLQLLERVGLSAHAHKHPGQLSGGQQQRVAIARALAMDPIVMLFDEPTSALDPEMVNEVLDVMVQLAQEGMTMMCVTHEMGFARKVADRVIFMDAGKIIEDCPKEEFFGDISARSERAQHFLEKILQH; this is translated from the coding sequence ATGATCTCTATCAAAAACATCAACAAGTGGTATGGCGACTTCCAGGTGCTGACTGATTGCAGCACCGAGGTCAAAAAAGGCGAAGTGATCGTGGTCTGCGGCCCGTCGGGTTCCGGCAAATCGACCCTGATCAAATGCGTCAACGCCCTGGAGCCGTTCCAGAAAGGCGACATCGTCGTCGACGGCACCTCGATTGCCGACCCGAAGACCAACCTGCCAAAACTGCGCTCACGCGTGGGCATGGTGTTCCAGCATTTCGAACTGTTCCCGCACCTGACCATCACCGAAAACCTGACCATCGCGCAGATCAAGGTGTTGGGCCGCAGCAAGGAAGAGGCGACCAAGAAAGGTCTGCAACTGCTCGAGCGCGTCGGTCTGTCGGCCCACGCCCACAAGCATCCGGGGCAACTGTCCGGCGGTCAGCAACAGCGCGTGGCGATTGCCCGTGCGCTGGCGATGGACCCGATCGTCATGCTGTTCGACGAACCGACCTCGGCGCTCGACCCGGAAATGGTCAACGAAGTACTCGACGTGATGGTGCAACTGGCCCAGGAAGGCATGACCATGATGTGCGTGACCCACGAAATGGGCTTCGCCCGTAAAGTCGCCGACCGGGTGATTTTCATGGATGCCGGCAAGATCATCGAAGACTGCCCGAAAGAAGAGTTCTTCGGCGACATCAGCGCCCGCTCCGAACGCGCGCAGCATTTCCTCGAGAAAATCCTGCAGCACTAA